A region of Moorena producens PAL-8-15-08-1 DNA encodes the following proteins:
- a CDS encoding glycosyltransferase family 4 protein, whose translation MTIAYLVNQYPKVSHSFIRREIAGVEACGIQVKRFSIRSCASQLVDPADQLELQKTRFVLGVGIVGLCFSLLRTALTRPIRLLKTLGLTLKIGWGSDRGVLNHLAYLAEACVLLGWFSESDIERVHAHFGTNSTTVAMLCHALGGPSYSFTVHGPEEFDKSQLLALREKINRAAFVVAVSSFGKSQLYRWCSHNQWSKIHVIHCGVDQMFLSKPHTPIPDVPRLVCVGRLSEQKGHLLLIQAAHQLAAEGLQFKLVLVGDGPLRSEIEGTIAQLGLQDHIEITGWASNTEVQQQILAARALVLPSFAEGLPVVLMEALALGRPVITTYVAGIPELVSDGSCGWLVPPGSVEALTAAMAEALNSPVETLEEMGKAGAERVARRHDVATEAKKLSAVFLSNPELPPKQAPIEAAPTSTKLSRI comes from the coding sequence ATGACAATTGCCTATCTAGTTAATCAATATCCTAAGGTAAGTCACAGCTTCATCCGGCGAGAGATTGCAGGTGTTGAGGCTTGCGGTATTCAAGTCAAACGTTTTTCTATCCGTTCCTGCGCCTCTCAACTAGTTGATCCAGCCGATCAACTAGAGCTACAGAAGACTCGATTTGTCTTAGGAGTTGGCATCGTGGGCTTGTGTTTTAGCCTATTACGCACTGCCTTAACCAGACCGATACGTCTTTTGAAGACCTTAGGGCTGACCCTCAAAATCGGCTGGGGTTCAGACCGAGGAGTTTTGAATCATCTAGCCTACTTAGCTGAGGCTTGCGTTCTGCTGGGTTGGTTTTCTGAGTCAGATATTGAAAGGGTTCACGCCCACTTCGGAACAAACTCAACTACAGTAGCGATGTTATGTCATGCTCTCGGTGGACCATCTTACAGCTTCACAGTTCATGGTCCAGAAGAGTTTGATAAATCTCAACTTTTAGCTTTAAGAGAAAAAATCAACCGAGCTGCTTTTGTGGTCGCTGTTAGCTCCTTTGGCAAAAGCCAGCTTTATCGATGGTGCAGCCACAATCAGTGGTCAAAAATCCATGTGATCCACTGTGGTGTGGATCAGATGTTTTTGAGTAAACCCCACACCCCCATACCAGACGTGCCACGCTTAGTTTGCGTTGGTCGCCTCAGTGAACAAAAAGGACATCTACTCTTGATTCAAGCGGCGCATCAGTTAGCGGCTGAGGGCTTGCAGTTCAAGTTGGTACTAGTGGGTGATGGACCGTTGCGATCGGAAATTGAAGGGACTATTGCCCAGTTGGGTTTGCAAGACCACATTGAGATTACTGGCTGGGCTAGTAATACTGAGGTTCAGCAACAAATTTTAGCAGCACGAGCTCTGGTACTGCCCAGCTTTGCGGAAGGATTACCAGTCGTGCTCATGGAAGCTTTAGCCCTGGGTCGTCCCGTGATTACTACTTATGTTGCTGGGATACCGGAGTTGGTCAGTGATGGCAGCTGTGGTTGGCTAGTGCCACCCGGTTCTGTTGAAGCCTTAACCGCAGCAATGGCTGAAGCCTTAAACTCCCCGGTGGAAACCCTGGAGGAAATGGGTAAAGCTGGGGCGGAGCGGGTTGCTAGGCGGCATGATGTCGCAACAGAAGCTAAGAAATTGTCAGCCGTATTTTTGTCTAATCCTGAACTACCTCCAAAGCAAGCTCCCATTGAGGCAGCACCAACTAGTACTAAGCTCTCACGCATTTAA
- a CDS encoding glycosyltransferase gives MRFVFLLPDFSTSTTWQLIYRVLSRPKLKPIQSWVRRRWLYKSEVNGGDLNIMRHCLAARESGADAVIATMTGRNTFGNTWGIHNLPFIRWADRRPDDVCIIPDWLTLLINDVKGPAIAYLQVPILVKADFEYRDSRVALWTDSPFMKEVCEAAYPGKDIEIVPNVVDNEAFPFIPQAEREAGLVFAFPRKGPEFITQTEEWYQKLGGTYWRFERVDGLPFQELAKQFRRPQVFLASAEVEGCALPPQESMAAGIVVVGKTARGANFCMEHRKTAMAAETPEAAARSLLELEHAELRDNISRNAHNYISRYFSSQEPARFWQKTVREYSSGAQQVVSTLR, from the coding sequence ATGCGTTTTGTATTTTTGCTTCCAGACTTTTCAACAAGCACCACTTGGCAACTAATATACCGTGTTCTTAGCCGTCCTAAGCTAAAGCCAATTCAGAGTTGGGTTCGGCGTAGGTGGCTTTATAAATCCGAAGTAAACGGCGGAGACCTGAATATCATGCGTCACTGCTTGGCCGCTCGGGAATCTGGGGCTGATGCAGTAATTGCCACCATGACTGGTCGTAACACCTTTGGTAATACTTGGGGGATTCACAATTTACCCTTTATCCGTTGGGCAGATCGTCGTCCGGATGATGTATGCATTATTCCTGATTGGCTCACACTATTGATCAATGATGTCAAAGGACCTGCGATCGCTTATCTCCAGGTTCCAATTTTGGTTAAAGCTGATTTTGAGTATCGAGATAGCCGTGTGGCTCTTTGGACAGACTCTCCCTTCATGAAGGAAGTATGCGAAGCCGCTTATCCTGGCAAAGACATTGAGATCGTTCCGAATGTCGTTGATAACGAGGCATTTCCATTTATTCCTCAAGCAGAAAGAGAAGCAGGTTTGGTCTTCGCCTTTCCCAGAAAAGGCCCTGAGTTCATCACCCAGACTGAGGAATGGTATCAAAAGCTAGGTGGTACATACTGGAGATTTGAGCGTGTAGATGGACTTCCCTTTCAGGAACTAGCAAAGCAGTTTAGACGACCACAAGTTTTCCTGGCATCTGCAGAGGTTGAGGGTTGTGCCCTTCCTCCCCAAGAATCCATGGCAGCAGGAATTGTAGTAGTGGGTAAGACTGCCCGTGGGGCAAATTTCTGCATGGAACACCGTAAGACTGCGATGGCTGCCGAGACTCCTGAGGCTGCAGCACGATCTCTTTTGGAACTAGAGCATGCAGAACTTCGTGACAATATTTCACGCAATGCTCACAACTATATCAGTCGTTATTTCTCATCTCAAGAGCCAGCCCGTTTCTGGCAAAAGACCGTTCGGGAGTATTCATCTGGTGCTCAACAAGTAGTATCTACATTGCGGTAA
- a CDS encoding oligosaccharide flippase family protein, whose amino-acid sequence MSSSLKKQLLRGAIWTVAGYGTSQFLRLASNLVLTRLLAPDFFGLMALANVFIIGLRLFSDVGIGPSIIQNKRGDDPVFLNTIWTIQVLRGIVLWVSCLIITWPVAHFYNNPQLLWLMPVIGVIPLIEGFNSTAVWSLNRHMAFGKIMMFELVVQLSGLIVMLVWAFFNRTIWALAAGNVVTALAKMIFSHWLIPGISNRFTWEKEAANNIFSFGKWIFISTALTFLATQADRLILGKLFSFTLLGIYGVAFNLAYLPSQVISAISSKVLLPTFSQLADLPRETFRIKIWYNRQLILVVAALMLTVSTAFGDIAIFILYDERFYEAAWMLPILTLGIWPALLIDTVQQALMALGKPNYNAYSQLVKSLNVCIGIPLGFYVMQKFGNGALGAVVVIAFNDILPYLVITYGLCREGLSFIKQDLWATSLLLTLLMWVIWARYMLGFGYPISGLF is encoded by the coding sequence ATGTCCTCATCACTTAAAAAACAACTCCTCCGTGGGGCTATTTGGACAGTAGCTGGTTATGGAACAAGTCAGTTTCTGAGACTGGCAAGTAATCTTGTTCTGACCCGGCTGCTTGCACCAGACTTTTTCGGCTTAATGGCTCTAGCCAACGTTTTCATCATTGGCTTACGGTTATTCTCCGATGTCGGCATTGGTCCAAGCATCATCCAGAATAAACGTGGGGATGACCCAGTTTTTCTGAATACTATCTGGACTATTCAGGTTTTGCGGGGAATTGTGCTGTGGGTGTCTTGTCTGATAATTACTTGGCCAGTTGCCCATTTCTATAATAACCCGCAGCTGTTATGGCTGATGCCAGTAATTGGTGTGATTCCACTGATTGAGGGATTTAACTCCACTGCTGTGTGGAGCCTCAACCGCCACATGGCATTTGGCAAGATCATGATGTTTGAGCTGGTGGTGCAATTGTCCGGCCTGATCGTGATGCTCGTTTGGGCTTTTTTCAATCGGACAATCTGGGCTCTTGCTGCTGGAAATGTGGTGACGGCATTGGCAAAAATGATATTCAGTCATTGGTTAATTCCTGGAATATCAAACCGCTTTACCTGGGAAAAAGAGGCAGCAAACAACATCTTTTCCTTCGGGAAATGGATATTTATTTCAACGGCGCTTACCTTTCTCGCGACCCAAGCCGACCGACTAATTCTAGGCAAATTGTTTTCATTCACACTATTAGGGATTTATGGTGTTGCCTTTAATTTAGCATACCTACCTTCTCAGGTAATCTCGGCAATTAGTTCTAAGGTTCTTTTGCCAACTTTTTCTCAGCTGGCTGATTTGCCTCGGGAAACCTTTCGGATCAAAATTTGGTACAATCGCCAACTTATCCTAGTGGTTGCAGCATTGATGTTGACAGTCAGTACTGCTTTTGGAGATATTGCGATTTTTATCTTATATGATGAGAGGTTTTATGAGGCGGCTTGGATGTTACCAATCTTGACCCTAGGCATCTGGCCTGCATTATTGATTGATACCGTTCAACAAGCTCTGATGGCTCTTGGAAAGCCAAACTATAACGCTTACAGTCAACTGGTCAAGAGTCTTAATGTTTGTATTGGCATACCCCTAGGATTTTATGTGATGCAAAAGTTTGGCAATGGAGCACTCGGAGCAGTAGTCGTGATTGCCTTCAATGACATTCTCCCTTATCTAGTAATAACTTATGGTCTCTGTCGTGAAGGGCTTTCCTTTATTAAGCAAGACCTCTGGGCTACTTCACTACTGTTGACATTACTGATGTGGGTGATTTGGGCTCGATATATGTTGGGGTTTGGATATCCCATCAGTGGACTTTTTTAA
- a CDS encoding 2OG-Fe(II) oxygenase has product MDSKLNYCLDPEKLTNFAKDNCEAYAQAEPFPHIIMDNFFPEDILENILNEFPKSDQIDWQKFEAAPEKKLASKSEIQMGEYTRFFLYQLNSSTFLNFLETLTGIDGIIPDPHFVGGGLHQIEKGGYLKIHADFNRHTKLRLDRRLNLLIYLNKDWEEDYGGYFEMWDKEMTKSHKKILPIFNRCVIFSTTDFSYHGHPDPLTCPEGRTRKSLALYYYSNGRPAEELSKGGDHSTLFKARPGEKLQLKKSPVTKVKKFLNNLIS; this is encoded by the coding sequence ATGGATTCAAAATTAAACTATTGCCTAGATCCAGAAAAGTTAACTAACTTTGCGAAGGATAATTGTGAAGCCTACGCCCAGGCTGAGCCATTTCCACACATTATCATGGATAACTTCTTTCCAGAGGATATCCTAGAGAATATTCTGAATGAGTTTCCTAAATCTGATCAAATTGATTGGCAAAAGTTTGAGGCTGCCCCAGAAAAAAAACTGGCCTCAAAATCGGAAATTCAAATGGGAGAATACACCCGATTTTTTTTGTATCAGCTCAATTCATCAACTTTCCTTAACTTTTTAGAAACCTTAACTGGCATTGATGGAATCATCCCTGACCCTCATTTTGTTGGTGGTGGCTTGCATCAGATCGAAAAAGGTGGTTATTTAAAAATCCATGCTGATTTCAATCGCCATACAAAATTGCGCCTTGACCGCCGCTTAAATCTTCTGATCTATCTCAACAAAGATTGGGAAGAAGACTATGGTGGTTATTTTGAAATGTGGGATAAAGAGATGACAAAGTCTCATAAAAAAATTCTCCCGATCTTCAACCGATGTGTCATATTCAGTACTACAGATTTTTCCTATCACGGACATCCTGATCCATTAACTTGTCCAGAAGGACGGACTCGGAAATCTTTGGCACTTTACTACTACAGCAATGGCAGACCAGCTGAAGAGCTTTCTAAGGGTGGCGATCATTCCACATTATTTAAGGCTCGACCAGGAGAAAAATTACAACTTAAAAAATCTCCAGTAACCAAAGTCAAAAAATTTCTGAATAACTTAATTAGTTAG